In the Bacillus alveayuensis genome, one interval contains:
- a CDS encoding HD superfamily phosphodiesterase (product_source=COG1418; cath_funfam=1.10.3210.10; cog=COG1418; pfam=PF01966; smart=SM00471; superfamily=109604; transmembrane_helix_parts=Inside_1_19,TMhelix_20_42,Outside_43_56,TMhelix_57_74,Inside_75_80,TMhelix_81_103,Outside_104_117,TMhelix_118_140,Inside_141_146,TMhelix_147_169,Outside_170_401), whose translation MKKEMIGSALIREEQRSIKLFLWIFYTISIAFDIFYYYFLPIYSHSDGIGFPKDGLGFWIYLFLFALLPVAVYYIKNQNPFPVKYLYFISYVVINIINDMMIYADSDLKYESGNVVEVFFILFSPIFVNKRYFQLVFLGLIVKYCIIGLVLQTAVVFLPIVLLVVLSIVAFILLNRFQGYVNTVSETYDQQLKKMVKGLIAILELKDPYTRGHSERVAEYALILANATKKFSKKELKAFNYSCLLHDIGKVHIPDQILTKPARLTNEEYEIIKTHPVVGAEAIKNVEGLSQYIDIDIIRYHHERWDGKGYPDQLAGDRIPLVARITAIADAFDAMTSSRSYRKALPLDEAYKRVIEGKGTQFDPRLVELFQEVYPQWVEVYNRYPWHENSKIISLKDGLLS comes from the coding sequence ATGAAAAAAGAAATGATCGGATCTGCCTTAATTCGTGAAGAACAACGATCTATCAAATTGTTTTTATGGATTTTTTATACAATTAGTATTGCTTTTGATATTTTTTATTATTATTTTTTGCCAATTTATAGTCATTCTGATGGGATCGGATTTCCAAAAGATGGATTGGGCTTTTGGATTTATTTGTTTTTATTCGCCTTACTGCCGGTTGCGGTTTACTATATTAAAAATCAAAATCCTTTTCCCGTTAAGTATTTATATTTTATTAGCTATGTTGTGATTAATATTATTAATGATATGATGATTTACGCTGATAGTGATCTAAAATATGAAAGTGGAAATGTTGTTGAAGTATTTTTCATTTTGTTTAGTCCGATTTTTGTAAACAAACGCTATTTTCAACTAGTGTTTTTGGGTTTAATTGTGAAATATTGTATTATTGGACTTGTTTTGCAAACGGCTGTTGTGTTTCTGCCTATTGTTCTTTTAGTTGTATTGTCCATAGTGGCTTTTATTTTACTAAACCGTTTCCAAGGATATGTGAATACGGTAAGTGAAACATATGATCAACAATTAAAAAAAATGGTGAAAGGGCTTATTGCAATACTTGAGCTGAAAGATCCATATACACGAGGGCATAGTGAGCGTGTCGCAGAATACGCCCTCATCCTAGCAAATGCAACGAAAAAGTTTTCGAAAAAAGAACTAAAAGCTTTTAACTATTCTTGTTTATTACATGATATTGGCAAGGTACATATTCCTGATCAAATTTTGACGAAACCTGCACGGCTGACAAATGAAGAATATGAAATTATTAAAACCCATCCTGTCGTCGGTGCAGAGGCTATAAAAAACGTTGAAGGGTTAAGCCAATATATCGATATCGATATTATTCGTTATCATCATGAACGCTGGGATGGAAAGGGGTACCCTGATCAATTGGCAGGGGATCGTATTCCACTTGTAGCACGGATTACAGCTATTGCCGATGCTTTTGATGCGATGACGTCTTCAAGGTCTTATCGTAAAGCGTTACCTCTTGATGAAGCCTATAAACGAGTGATTGAAGGGAAAGGAACTCAGTTTGATCCAAGATTAGTAGAATTATTCCAAGAGGTATACCCACAATGGGTCGAAGTTTATAACCGCTATCCTTGGCATGAAAACTCAAAAATTATTTCTTTAAAAGATGGTCTTTTATCCTAG